One genomic region from Phycisphaerales bacterium encodes:
- the tadA gene encoding Flp pilus assembly complex ATPase component TadA — protein MIMIGEVRDAETADAVVRAANSGRLVFATTHAIHCAAARRV, from the coding sequence GTGATCATGATCGGTGAGGTGCGCGACGCAGAGACGGCGGACGCAGTAGTGCGGGCCGCCAACAGCGGGCGACTGGTCTTTGCGACCACACACGCGATTCACTGTGCGGCCGCGCGGAGAGTCTGA
- the tadA gene encoding Flp pilus assembly complex ATPase component TadA gives MTVENPVEYDLPHVDQAQVNRKIGLDFPTLVRSVLRPGP, from the coding sequence GTGACCGTGGAGAACCCGGTTGAGTACGACCTGCCACACGTGGATCAGGCGCAGGTGAACCGCAAGATCGGGCTGGACTTCCCGACGCTGGTGCGGAGCGTACTGCGCCCAGGACCCTAA
- a CDS encoding STAS domain-containing protein, with product MQQALPKFEFQDVADGYFLIVCRGELCWEDRATLVPEVERQLQERPTPAGIILDLGAVNFVSSAGVGALFLLIQTARARGLAVAFAQVPTRIVRIFEAVGLDRLALLRANRAWCVCGAGRYAAGNRKGCRCAHTPGAWAELGVHESIAAATLGGTAAVTNFGLFMFAWCYQCGRPWE from the coding sequence ATGCAGCAGGCGCTCCCCAAATTCGAGTTCCAGGATGTGGCCGACGGCTATTTCCTGATCGTGTGCCGGGGTGAATTGTGCTGGGAGGACCGCGCCACGCTGGTGCCGGAGGTCGAACGACAGCTCCAGGAACGACCGACGCCGGCGGGCATCATCTTGGATCTCGGTGCGGTGAACTTTGTCAGCTCGGCGGGTGTGGGAGCCCTGTTCCTGCTGATCCAGACGGCTCGGGCACGGGGATTGGCTGTTGCGTTCGCACAGGTTCCGACGCGAATCGTACGTATTTTCGAAGCCGTCGGACTCGACCGGTTGGCGCTGCTCCGGGCCAACCGTGCTTGGTGCGTGTGCGGAGCTGGCAGGTACGCCGCCGGAAACCGGAAAGGATGCCGCTGCGCCCACACTCCGGGGGCGTGGGCCGAACTGGGAGTCCACGAATCCATCGCCGCGGCCACGCTTGGCGGCACGGCTGCCGTAACCAACTTCGGCCTGTTCATGTTTGCCTGGTGCTACCAATGTGGTCGCCCATGGGAGTAG
- the tadA gene encoding Flp pilus assembly complex ATPase component TadA, translating to MHDLIQSPSGLILVTGATGAGKTTTLYAMLNALIRGASQDRDRGEPG from the coding sequence GTGCACGACCTGATCCAGTCGCCGAGTGGTTTGATCCTGGTGACGGGTGCCACCGGGGCGGGAAAGACGACGACGCTGTATGCGATGCTGAATGCGCTTATCCGGGGAGCATCGCAAGATCGTGACCGTGGAGAACCCGGTTGA
- a CDS encoding PaaI family thioesterase produces the protein MQRHRGGWIGLRFVAEDAGFVVAEFACDAAYQGYPDRLHGGIVATLLDAAMTHCLFARGVRGFTARLQIQYHRPVLLHQCAEVRAWVCDGRAPIYFLESEVRQQRELCASAKASFYGVVDGSTAQGCTPI, from the coding sequence ATGCAAAGACATCGAGGCGGGTGGATTGGGTTGCGCTTTGTCGCTGAGGATGCCGGTTTCGTGGTCGCAGAGTTCGCCTGCGACGCCGCCTACCAAGGTTACCCTGATCGGTTGCACGGTGGCATTGTGGCAACGCTACTCGACGCCGCGATGACTCATTGCCTCTTCGCGCGGGGTGTGCGGGGATTCACAGCACGCCTGCAAATCCAGTATCACCGGCCGGTGCTGCTTCATCAGTGCGCGGAAGTGCGTGCGTGGGTATGTGACGGTCGTGCCCCGATCTACTTTCTGGAGAGCGAGGTGCGGCAACAGCGTGAGCTGTGTGCGTCGGCGAAGGCGAGCTTCTACGGGGTGGTGGACGGTAGCACGGCGCAGGGGTGCACACCGATCTGA
- the tadA gene encoding Flp pilus assembly complex ATPase component TadA, with protein sequence MKIMALLDVADRRRPQDGHATLGIDGRPIDLRVSVLPTNHGEAVAIRLLDRDAGRLQLEQLGLVVSNCGRCTT encoded by the coding sequence GTGAAGATCATGGCGCTGCTGGATGTCGCCGATCGCCGGCGCCCGCAGGATGGCCACGCCACGCTCGGAATCGACGGACGGCCGATCGACCTGCGTGTTTCAGTACTGCCGACGAACCACGGCGAGGCGGTGGCGATCCGGCTGCTGGATCGGGACGCGGGGCGGCTACAGTTGGAACAGCTCGGTTTGGTGGTGAGCAACTGCGGGCGGTGCACGACCTGA